The proteins below come from a single Parachlamydia acanthamoebae genomic window:
- the udk gene encoding uridine kinase encodes MMIIGIAGGTGSGKTRLAKQIQEAFGNQASLIEQDCYYKDLSDLPLSERAKKNFDHPTSLDFELLQTHLLQLKAWQPIYKPHYDFKTHSRTQDTTLVFPTKIVIIEGILLLSIPNIRELLDLKIYVEAEDDIRILRRLERDIKERGRDFTSIKEQYLKTVKPMHSKFVEPIKIYADVIIPSHGDNSQALQMIISRLKDAVDISF; translated from the coding sequence ATGATGATTATTGGAATTGCAGGAGGCACAGGTTCCGGTAAAACACGGCTAGCAAAACAAATTCAAGAAGCTTTTGGAAATCAAGCTTCGCTCATCGAGCAGGATTGCTACTATAAAGACCTCTCAGATTTACCTCTTTCAGAAAGAGCCAAAAAAAACTTTGACCACCCGACCTCGTTAGACTTCGAATTATTGCAAACACATTTGCTGCAATTAAAAGCTTGGCAACCCATCTACAAACCCCATTATGATTTTAAAACACACAGCCGGACCCAGGACACCACCTTGGTTTTTCCAACCAAAATTGTGATTATTGAAGGGATCCTTTTGCTGTCTATTCCAAATATCCGAGAACTTTTGGATTTAAAAATTTACGTGGAAGCAGAAGATGATATACGGATCCTGCGTCGCTTAGAACGCGATATCAAGGAACGTGGAAGAGATTTTACAAGTATCAAAGAGCAGTATTTAAAAACTGTCAAACCGATGCATTCAAAATTTGTCGAACCGATTAAAATTTATGCAGATGTGATTATTCCCAGCCATGGAGATAACTCACAAGCCCTTCAAATGATTATTTCGAGGCTGAAAGACGCTGTCGATATCTCTTTCTAA
- the priA gene encoding primosomal protein N', protein MKPQKFTKYAAVILDVAIEKTLDYGIPEDLVPEAKKGVRVEVPLRGSLRNGYIMEIKETADYARVSPIQRIFPDVQISEDLFELALWISRYYLAPLSQVFKILVPSSIRKDMQHKQQLFVMRKQTREQLKEVCETIRNKHSAQAAVLDEMLLVKKGILLSELLEKTGGSRSPVDTLAAKGYLLVEPVRIDRSPLIGEEYLLTKPKILSAEQQEAFTKIAHSLEAGIFQTHLLYGITGSGKTEVYLQAIEKALQMQKSAIMLVPEISLTAQTIERFKSRFPDNIAILHHRLSHGERFDEWHKIRRGEARIVIGARSAVFSPVPNLGLVIVDEEHEQSYKQQEESPCYHARDIAVMRGKIAQATVLLGSATPSIESYYNAIKGKYVISLLKKRAESSLLPSVTIVDMKREFEKAKGFTNFSELLLNEIEKRLTTGEQTILFLNRRGYHTTLTCPSCQTAIKCPHCSLALTFYYSRNSLSCHLCDFTISPPPSTCPNCKKDTPMKFQGVGTELIERSLHAIFPDIRTIRIDADTTKHKGSHQKLLRDFGTGKADVLIGTQMIAKGLHFSEVTLVGVLNGDASLNIPDFRSSEIAFQLMTQVAGRAGRGITQGKVIIQTHIPDNFTIQLASQQNYTAFFEEEISSRELFNFPPFSSMVKLNFSGSNEKETLEFSQIFRSKLQTNLPEIFVLSPVIPSGHAKVKDRFRFQFLVRGPSIYAANQAIKTTLQRTSIPHGMKLLVDVNPLTTFF, encoded by the coding sequence GTGAAACCCCAAAAATTTACGAAATATGCAGCCGTCATTCTCGATGTTGCCATTGAAAAGACGCTCGATTACGGAATCCCTGAAGATTTAGTTCCAGAAGCTAAAAAAGGGGTCCGGGTTGAAGTTCCTTTGCGTGGCAGCCTACGAAATGGCTACATCATGGAAATCAAAGAAACTGCAGATTATGCAAGAGTATCCCCTATCCAACGCATTTTTCCAGATGTTCAAATTTCGGAAGACCTTTTCGAGCTCGCTTTATGGATCTCTCGCTACTATTTAGCTCCCCTATCGCAGGTTTTCAAAATTCTTGTCCCCTCTAGCATTCGCAAAGACATGCAGCATAAGCAACAGCTATTCGTCATGCGAAAGCAAACTCGTGAGCAATTAAAAGAGGTGTGCGAGACCATCCGCAACAAGCACTCCGCTCAAGCTGCGGTGCTAGATGAGATGCTACTAGTCAAAAAAGGGATTCTACTTTCAGAGCTCTTAGAAAAAACGGGTGGTTCGCGAAGCCCTGTCGATACGTTGGCGGCTAAGGGATACCTTCTTGTCGAACCCGTGCGCATCGATCGCTCCCCTCTGATTGGAGAAGAGTACCTCTTAACAAAACCCAAAATTTTAAGCGCAGAACAACAAGAGGCTTTTACCAAAATCGCGCATTCTCTTGAGGCTGGTATTTTTCAAACGCATCTTTTATACGGAATCACTGGCAGTGGTAAAACGGAAGTCTATTTACAGGCTATTGAAAAAGCCCTGCAGATGCAAAAAAGCGCCATTATGCTTGTTCCAGAAATCTCATTGACTGCCCAAACAATCGAACGTTTTAAAAGCCGTTTTCCCGATAACATCGCCATTTTACACCATCGCTTAAGTCATGGTGAGCGTTTTGATGAATGGCATAAAATCCGACGGGGCGAGGCTCGCATTGTAATTGGAGCACGTTCTGCTGTATTTAGCCCTGTCCCCAACTTGGGCTTAGTGATTGTAGATGAAGAGCACGAGCAGTCGTATAAGCAACAAGAAGAATCTCCTTGCTACCATGCCAGAGACATCGCAGTCATGCGAGGCAAGATCGCTCAGGCTACCGTTCTTTTGGGAAGCGCTACCCCTAGCATCGAAAGTTACTACAATGCAATCAAAGGAAAGTATGTTATCAGTCTTTTAAAAAAAAGAGCCGAATCGTCCTTGCTTCCTTCTGTCACAATTGTCGATATGAAAAGGGAGTTTGAAAAAGCAAAAGGATTTACCAACTTTTCTGAACTCCTTCTAAATGAAATTGAAAAGCGGTTAACTACGGGTGAACAGACAATCCTTTTTCTAAACAGACGTGGCTACCACACCACCCTAACATGCCCAAGCTGTCAAACAGCAATAAAATGCCCACACTGTTCGTTAGCTCTCACGTTTTATTATTCGCGCAATAGCCTCTCCTGCCATTTGTGTGATTTTACCATCTCCCCTCCACCGTCCACGTGCCCCAACTGCAAAAAAGATACTCCCATGAAATTCCAAGGAGTAGGGACAGAATTAATCGAACGCTCTTTGCATGCGATTTTTCCGGATATTCGAACGATCCGGATTGATGCAGATACAACAAAACACAAGGGCAGTCACCAAAAGCTCCTGCGAGACTTTGGCACAGGCAAAGCCGACGTTTTGATCGGGACGCAAATGATCGCCAAGGGTTTGCATTTTTCTGAAGTGACCTTGGTGGGTGTTTTAAATGGCGATGCCTCTTTAAATATTCCCGATTTTCGCTCCTCTGAAATTGCCTTTCAACTGATGACGCAAGTTGCTGGTAGGGCGGGCAGAGGGATCACACAAGGAAAAGTGATCATCCAGACCCATATTCCAGACAATTTCACAATTCAACTGGCTTCTCAACAAAACTATACAGCCTTCTTTGAAGAGGAGATTTCATCACGCGAGTTATTTAATTTCCCCCCCTTTAGTAGTATGGTCAAGCTGAATTTTTCAGGTTCAAATGAAAAAGAAACTCTCGAGTTTTCCCAAATTTTTCGCAGCAAGTTGCAAACGAATCTCCCCGAAATATTCGTTTTAAGCCCTGTCATTCCTTCTGGACACGCAAAAGTAAAAGATCGTTTTCGCTTTCAATTTTTGGTGCGCGGTCCAAGCATCTACGCGGCAAATCAGGCAATTAAAACAACCCTTCAACGTACTTCTATTCCCCATGGGATGAAACTTTTGGTGGATGTAAATCCGCTCACAACCTTCTTTTAA